Part of the Pseudomonas sp. M30-35 genome is shown below.
GGCTCAGCAACCGCTGGCTCTATCATTCTGACCTGTAGCTCGCGGCTCAGATAGTTCATGCGCTGCTCATGGAACTCACGCATGTGCGGCAAGGCTACGTGGCGGTTGAAAGCGGCTTGGTCCTGCCAGACTTCGTAAAAGGTAAAGCGCGTAGGCTCAAGTGGGTCGCGCAGCATGTGGTACTCAATGCAGCCATCTTCAGCCCGACTGGATGCGATATAGCCGCGAAACAGATTCGCGAATGCCTCGGACTGTTCCGGGCGTGTGTAGGCGTCGAGGATAAAGGCATAAGGCTGGGTCATGAGTCGCACTCAGAGGGGTGATTGATGAGTGCACTTTAAAGCAGTAAATCCAGTTGTATTAGTGACTTTTAAGCAAATGTCATTTGTCCACCACTCTATTTTTAGCTGTGCTCAAGGTCTCTAAACTGCGCACAACTAAAACTTACTGGGTGTTTCGATATGTCTAACGTAATGAAAAAAGTTCTGCTGCTCGACGGTGGTAAACAGTTCGCTCACTCTGCGGGGCTTTATAACAGCACCATGCATGAGACTGCGTTGCAGGTGCTTGACCACGCAGGTTTTGAGTTAAAAGCAACTCGCATCGATGATGGTTACGATATTCAGGAAGAGGTTGAGAAGTTTCTCTGGGCTGACGTGATCATCTATCAAATGCCGGGTTGGTGGATGGGCGCACCTTGGACGGTCAAGAAATACATCGATGAGGTGTTTACCGAGGGCCACGGTAGCTTGTACGCCAATGATGGCCGTACCCGTTCCGACAGCTCGCAGAAGTATGGCAGCGGCGGCTTGCTGCAAGGCAAGCAATACATGCTGTCTTTGACTTGGAATGCGCCGACTCAGGCGTTTGATGACCCGACTGACTTTTTCTCTGGCAAGGGTGTTGATGCGGTCTATCTACCGTTTCACAAAGCCAATGAGTTTCTCGGCCTGAGCGGTTTGCCGACCTTTATCTGTAACGATGTGATGAAAGCGCCAGCAGTCGAACAAGACCGTGCACGTTATGCCGCGCACCTGGCCAAGGTCTTTGCGTTGCCTGCTTAAATGCGCAGCAGGGCGCGCACAAAGCGAGCCCATGCTGAAGTGTACGGTGCGATTAACAGGTGGATGAAAAAGCTTCATCCACCTTATCCGTCAGCTTATGAACCGTCGGCCAGCTCGCTACCGGGCTGCCAGCCACCGCCCAAGGCTTTGTACAGGTTTACTTCGCTACTGAGTTGGGCGAGACGGTCGCTGATCAAGTCCTGACGCACCTGAAACAGCAGGCGCTGGGCATCGAGGAAGATCAAATAGCTGTCAACTCCGCCACGATAGCGCTGTTGCGCCAAGTCGAAGTATTGCTGGGTGCTATTGAGTAATTCCTGTTGCGCTGCAAGCTGCTCTTTGTAGGTCAGGCGTGCGGTCAAACCGTCGGACACTTCCTGAAAGGCCAGTTGGATGGCTTTTTCGTATTGCGCGATCTGGCTGTTTTTCTCAATCTCAGCCACATCCAGTGAGGCATTCAGGCGCCCGGCGTTGAAAATCGGCAGATTGATTTCTGGCTGAAACAGCCAGGTGCCGGTGCCGCCACTGAACAAGTCTGACAACGACGAGCTCATGGTGCCTGCGTTGGCGGTGAGGCTGATGCTGGGAAAGAACGCTGCGCGCGCCGCACCAATATTGGCGTTAGCGGCTTTGAGCATGTGTTCAGCTTGGAGAATATCAGGGCGGCGTTGCAGCAACTGAGAGGGCAGACCTGCTGGTAATTCAGTCAGCAGATTGTCGTTTAAATCCGGGCTGGCGGGCAGATCTTGCGGCAGAGCACCACCGAGCAATAGCTCCAATGCGTTTTGGTCCTGGGCCACTTGCCGGCGATATTGAGCCAGCACCACGTTGGCACTATCCAGCGAGGTTTTCGCTTGGCTCAAAACAATCGCCGAAACAGCTCCGGCTTCCAGACTGCGCTTGGTCAGGTCATAGCTGTCTTGGTAGGTCTTGCCCGTTTGCTCTGTGATTTGCAGCAGTTGCCGGTCGGCCTGCAAGGTAAACCAGGCATTGGCGACGCTGGCGATCAGGCTGATGCGCACACTTTGTTGCGCCTCAATCGTGGCGAAATATTGCTCAAGAGCTGCCTGATTCAAACTGCGCAGGCGGCCGAAGAAATCCAGCTCCCAAGCACTGACGCCTAAAGTGGCGCTGTATTGGCTGTTAGTGCTCGAATCACTGCTCTGGTTGACCCCTTCGGGTATGCGCTGACGTGTACCCGTGCCATTGGCATTAACCTCAGGAAATAACTCGGCCCGCTGGATGCGGTATTGCGCCTGATACGCCTCTACATTCAAGGCCGCAACGCGCAGGTCGCGGTTGTTGTTAAGTGATTGTTCGATCAGCTTGATCAGCGCCGGATCCTTGAAAAAGCTGCGCCACTCCTGCAACTGAGTTGCTTCGGCCGTGCCTTGCGTCGGATAAGCGTCGGCACTTGGGTAAACCGTATCAACGGGTGACTGTGGCTGGCTGTACTCAGGGTTCATCGAGCAGCCACTGAGCAGGGCAAGGGTGATAATGCTCAGGCTAAATTTATTCATGGCTGCACCTCATCCTGCGCAGTCTTTATCCGCTGTCTTGGTTTAAACCAAGAGCTGACCAGGACAAAGAATAACGGTACCCAGAATATTGCCAGCACGGTTGCGCTAAGCATGCCGCCGATAACGCCAGTGCCGATTGCGTGTTGGCTACCCGCACCCGCACCGCTGGAAATTGCCAGTGGTACCACGCCGAGAATAAACGCCAGCGAGGTCATGATGATAGGTCGCAAGCGCATGCGGCAGGCCTCAAGCGTGGCCTCGACAAGGCCTTTGCCATTGTCGTTAAGCTCTTTGGCGAACTCGATGATCAGAATGGCGTTTTTCGCCACCAAACCAATGGTTGTGAGCAAGCCGACCTGGAAGAACACATCGTTGGACAGCCCGCGCATACTGGTCGCCAGCAATGCACCGACTATCCCCAGAGGCACCACGAGCAGGACTGCAAACGGAATGGTCCAGCTCTCATAAAGCGCCGCCAGACACAGGAACACGAAGATCATCGACAAGGCATACAGCGCGGGTGCTTGTGAACCAGACAAGCGTTCCTCATAAGATATGCCTGTCCAGGAATAGCCCACGCCGAGAGGCAGTTTTGCGGCCATCTCTTCCATCGCTTGCATGGCTTCGCCGGTGCTGTAGCCCTCGGCGGGAGCACCGAGAACCTCCATGGCTGAAACACCGTTATAACGCTGCAGCTTCGGTGAGCCGGATACCCATTTACCGCCCGCAAAGGCGCTGAAGGGCACCATTTTGCCTTCACTGTTGCGCACGTACCATTTGTTCAAATCTTCGGGGGCCATGCGTGCTGAGGCTTCACCTTGCAGGTAAACTTTTTTCACCCGGCCTTTATCGATGAAATCGTTGACGTAGCTGGAGCCCCAGGCAATCGACAGTGTGTTGTTGATGTCGCTGAGACTCAATCCCAGCGCTCGCGCTCGCTCGTCGTCGATTTCCAGTTGGTATTGCGGCTCATCTTTCAGGCCGTTAGCCCGCACGCCTGTGAGCACCGGGTTCTCGCGCGCCATCCTCAGCAACTGATCCCGCGCTTCAGTCATGACCTCATGGCCGACGCCAGCACGGTCCTGCAAGAACATGTCAAAACCGCTGGAGTTACCTAATTCACGAATGGAGGGTGGGGCAAAGGCAAACACCATGGCGTCGGTGATTGAGCGAAAGCGCTCTTGCGCACGACTCACCAGACTGAAGACACTGTTGACCTCGCCGGGGCGCTCCTCCCAAGGTTTCAGGGTCACAAACGCCATGCCAGAGCTTTGCCCGCGACCTGCAAAGTTGAAGCCGCTGATACTGAATACCGACTCGACAATATCGCCTTCCTCATTGAGCAGGTAATCACGTACTTGATCCACGACCTCCTTGGTCCGCGCCATGCTGGAGCCAGACGGTGTTTGCACCTGCGCATAGAACGAGCCTTGGTCTTCCTCGGGTAGGAATGCGCTGGGAATACGGCTGAACATCCAGGCAATGATGCACAGAATCAAGGCGTAAAGAATGAGGTAGGGCAGCTTGTGTTTGAGGATACTGACGACGCTGCGCTCATAGCCATTAACACCGCGTTCGAAGGTTTTGTTGAACCAGCCGAAGAAGCCGCGCTTGCTGTGGACCTCGCCGTCTTTGATCGGTTTGAGCAGGGTTGCGCACAGCGCCGGAGTGAAGATTAGTGCAACCAGTACCGAGAGGGTCATCGCGGCAACGATGGTGATCGAGAACTGGCGATAGATGACCCCGGTCGAGCCGCCGAAGAACGCCATCGGTAGAAACACAGCAGACAGCACCAGCGCAATCCCGACCAGCGCTCCCTGAATCTGGCCCATGGATTTACGTGTGGCTTCGAGCGGGGAGAGCTTTTCCTCGGCCATCACCCGTTCTACGTTCTCCACCACGACAATGGCGTCATCCACCAGCAACCCAATCGCCAGCACCATACCGAACATGGTCAGGGTATTAATGCTGAAGCCGAATGCATCGAGCACTGCAAACGTGCCAAGCAACACAACCGGCACGGCCAAGGTAGGGATCAGCGTGGCACGGAAGTTCTGCAAAAACAGATACATCACACAGAACACCAGAACGATGGCTTCCATCAGGGTGAAAATCACCTCTTTGATCGAACCGGCAATCACTGGGGTTGTGTCGTTGGGGTAAACGATTTCAAGGCCTTTCGGGAAGAATGGCTTGAGCTCTTCGAGGGTGCTGCGAATGGCTGCCGAGGTTTCTAGCGCGTTGGCGTCCGTCGCCAGCCTGATCGCCATGCCCGCTGCGGGATTGCCATTATATTCTGCCGAGGTGCTGTAGTTTTCCCCTCCCAATTCAACTTTTGCGATATCACCCAGGCGAACCTGTGAGCCATCAGAGTTGACCTTGATCAGGATTTTTTCGAATTGCTCCGGGGTTTGCAGGCGGGTTTTGCCAATAATTGTCGCATTCAGTTGCTGGCCATTCTGAGCGGGCAACTGACCGAACTGGCCGGAGGAAATCTGCACGTTTTGCGCTTGAATGGCGGTTTTAACATCCACTGGCGTCAACTGGTAATTGTTCAGCTTTTCCGGGCTGAGCCAGATACGCATGGCGTACTGCGCGCCAAAAATCTGGAAGTCGCCTACGCCTTTGGCCCGCAGTAACGGATCTTGAATATTGGAGACGATGTAATCGGCGAGATCGTCGCGGTCCATGCTGCCATCTGTGGACACCACGCCGACAATCATCAGGAAGTTACGCACTGCTTTGGTGACACGAATACCTTGCTGCTGCACCTCTTGGGGCAATAGCGGAGTCGCCAGTTGCAGTTTGTTCTGCACTTGCACCTGGGCGGTATCGGCATCGGTACCCTGATCGAAAGTCACCGTAATGGTCATGGTGCCATCTGAGTTACTTTCGGAAGAGATATAGCGCAGGTTGTCCAGGCCGTTGAGCTGCTGCTCGATTACCTGAGCGACAGTGTCTTGTACGGTTTGCGCAGAGGCGCCGGGGTAAGTGACTCTGATGCCAATGGCCGGTGCAGCAATGCTGGGATACTGATTGATCGGTAAGTTGAGGATGGCCAGGCTGCCAACCAACATGATCATCAGCGCAATTACCCAGGCAAAGATCGGCCGGTCGATAAAAAAACGAGACATGCGTGCCGCTCCTTATTGAGGTTCAGCGGCATTTGCCGGAATGGTCGCGGGGTCTACTTCTGTCTCAATCTCGGCTTCCGGCTCAGGGTCACTCATGCCTTTGATGTTCTGCGCAGCGACGGGGCTGACTGTGTCGCCAGGCAGAACGTATTGCAGGCCTTCTGTGATCAAGCGATCGCCATCCTTCAGCCCAGCAGTCACGAGCCAGTTACTGCCGGACGTGCTGTGGGTCGTAATTGAGCGCAGCACCACTTTGTTATCAGCATCCACCAACAGGGCAACAGGCTCGCCTTTGTGGTCGCGGGTAATACCTTGCTGGGGTGCGAGAATTGCCTGTTTACGCACACCGCTGATCAACTTGGTGTGCACGAACATTCCGGGCAGCAGCATATGGTCGGGGTTGGGGAAAACTGCGCGCAGGGTTACCGAGCCGGTTGTTTCGTCAACTGACACCTCGGAAAACTGCAACGTACCCGTGTGCTGGTATTGGCTGCCGTCTGGAAGAATTAACCGGGCTTCAGCCTGGTTTTTACCTGCTTTGTCGAGTTCTCCTACGGCGATAGCTGTGCGCAGTGCCAGTTGGTCTTTAACTGACTGGGTGACGTCGACGTAGATCGGATCATATTGTTTGATCGTTGCAAGGGCAGTGCTTTGACCATTGGTCACCAACGCGCCTTCGGTGATCGTGGAACGTCCGATGCGGCCACTGATGGGGGCTGTGATCTTGCTATAGCGCAGGTTGATGCGGGCTTGGTCTGCGGCTGCTTCGGCTTCGAGGCTGGCGGCGCGGGCGGCTTCGTAGTCTTGACGACTAACTGCCTGGTTGGCGACCAGTAACTCATAGCGCTTGGCTTTGGCTCTAGCTGAAGCGAGCGTCGCCTCGGCGCTCTTTAACGTGGCTTGATAAGTTGCTGGGTCTATCTGATAGAGCACTTGCCCAGCTTTTACATCATGGCCTTCTTCAAACAGGCGCTTAAGGATGATGCCGTCAACTTGCGGGCGAACCTCTGCGACACGTAATGCCGTGGTGCGCCCTGGCAACTCGACCGTTTGCTCGAAGCGCCTGGCTTTGAGGGTGACAATGCCAACTTGTTGTGCCTGTTTTTCGGCCGGTGCGTTGGGCTTATCACAGCCAGTTAACACGACACTCAATGCGACCATCGAGATAATTAGTAAGGGGCTGAGGGATCTCTGAAAAACTACTACGCTAGATATTACTGCGTTAAAAAACTGCTCAAAATGCTCATTTACAGCACGTAAAGTCGAGCGCGACCCCGGTCGCTTTTTCGCACTCTTTTGCCTTGTACTATCTTCGCTCGCTACATTTTTCAGCGGATCCCCGAGGTTGCCTTGCATGCCCTGCTCTCCGTTACGACGTACTGGCAACCAGCGCTGCGGTGTCTGGCAGGTAAGTTCAGTACAAAATGCGATATAGTTGATAGGGTCAACATTCTCGCGATAGGGTTGACTGAGTCAACATTGTTTACAGAATCCTTACTTCCGAGTGTTTCCACCGTGACCAACCAAGCGTTATCTCGCGCCCTGCGTCGGCTGATTATGGGTATGAAACACAATGTTTTACGCGATCTGCGTGAAGCGAATCTTGCACTTAACCCGCCAGATGTCCTGTTGCTTGAGCAATTGGCGGAGCAGCCGGGTCTCAATCCGCTCGCGCTGACAAAACTCAATGGTTGTGACAAGGCCTTGATTACTCGGCGGGTGCGCAGCCTTGAGGCGCGCGGCTGGATAAAACGTGAGCCAGACCCGCAAGATCAACGCAGTGTGCAGTTGAGCGTGACTGCGCAAGGCGCGCAGGTTAAAGATCAGGCTTTGGATATCTTTTATGCGGCTGAAACTGCAGCATTCGCACCGTTGAGTGATGCTGAGCGCGAAGCGTTATTGGCGCTGTTAACCAAGTGCTTACCTGCTGAGTAAGTCTTGGTCTTGGTGGTATCAATATTCGCGCACAAAAAAAGCGGACCGAAGTCCGCTTTTTAACACTGAGATAAATACGGCTTATTTAAGCCACTCAGCTACGCGCTCAGGGTTATCAGCAATCCACTTTTTGGCAGCATCTTTAGGGTCAGCGCCTTCGCGGATGGCCAACATGACCGTACCCACTTCTTCACCACTCCACGAGATTTTCTTCAGGAATGCTGCAGCATCGGGTGCTTTAGTTGCCAGTGCAGGGTTGGCCACGGTGTCTACGTGCTCGTCATCGCCGAAGACTTTTTTCGGGTCATCAAGGAAGCGCAGTTTCCATTTGGCGAACATCCAGTGTGGAATCCAGCCAGTTACGACGATTGCCTTCTTGTCTTTCTCCGCACGCGCCAGGGCGGTAGCCATGCCTGGGCCTGAGCTTGGCATTAGCTTGATGTCGAGGTTGTACTGCTTGATCGCGTCTTCGGTACGGCGCATAACGCCTGCACCGGCATCAATACCGGTGATCTTGCCGTCGATGTCTTTGCTGTACTTGTTCAGGTCTTCGATGCTTTTAGCCGCGAAGTAGTCAGGCACGATCAGGCCGATTTTAGCGCCTTGATAGTTAGTGCCGAGGACTTCAACCTTATCTTTGAAGCGTTTGAAGTATTCGCCGTGAGTCGTTGGCAGCCAAGCAGACAGGGTCACATCAAGGTCACCACGGGCCACGCCTTGCCACATGATTGCAGGTTCTACCGCTTGCAGCTTGACGCTGTAACCGAGTTTGCTTTCGAGTACTTCAGCCGCAACGTTGCTGACTGCGACACTGTCGTCCCAGCCGTTTACGAAACCGATTTTCAGCTCTGGTTTATCCGCAGCCATTGCTGAAGACATGCCAAGCGCCAAGGCTGCAACGCCAAGGCCTTGCAAGCACATTGATTTGATTTTACGCATAGGGTTTTGCTCCGTCAGTGTGAGTGGCAGTTGTTATAGGTTTACTGGCTCGTTCTGATTGCGGGCCTGTTGCAGCCGTAGTTGGCTACACCCTTCTGGTCCACAGGGGCGCTCACTGCGAGGTGAGTCACCCAGTAAACCGGCAAACAGGGTTTGCTCGGTTTTATCAAGCCTTTCCGCCAATACTGGCGGAAAGGTGTTGAATCTAATCGGCAATTTTACAGGCCGACGAATTTCTTGACGGCAGCAACACCGTCTTCCCCGTCAACAGTGGTTACACCTGCAAGCCACTTATCGAGAGCTTCTGGGTGCGCCTTGATCCACTCTTTGGCCACGGTGGTTGGGTTCTGCTTATCGAGAACTTTCTCCATCAACTGGCTTTCGATTTCGACTGTGAACTGCAGGTTATTGAGGAGCTTGCCAACGTTAGGGCACTGCTCTTCATAGCCTGGCGAAACCACGGTGTAGACCTTGGCTGCGCCGTAGTCTGGACCGAATACATCGTCACCGCCGGACAGGTAAGTCAGGTCAAACTGAGTGTTCATTGGGTGTGGTGCCCAACCGAGGAAAACTACCGGCTGCTTCTTTTTGACCGCCCGCTGAACCTGGACCAGCATGCCTGCTTCGCTGGACTCAACCATACGGAAGTCACCGAGGTCGTATTGGTCGCCTTTGATCATTTTTTCGATCAACAGGTTACCGTCGTTGCCTGGCTCAATACCGTAGATCTTGCCGCCTAGCTGG
Proteins encoded:
- a CDS encoding efflux RND transporter permease subunit; translation: MSRFFIDRPIFAWVIALMIMLVGSLAILNLPINQYPSIAAPAIGIRVTYPGASAQTVQDTVAQVIEQQLNGLDNLRYISSESNSDGTMTITVTFDQGTDADTAQVQVQNKLQLATPLLPQEVQQQGIRVTKAVRNFLMIVGVVSTDGSMDRDDLADYIVSNIQDPLLRAKGVGDFQIFGAQYAMRIWLSPEKLNNYQLTPVDVKTAIQAQNVQISSGQFGQLPAQNGQQLNATIIGKTRLQTPEQFEKILIKVNSDGSQVRLGDIAKVELGGENYSTSAEYNGNPAAGMAIRLATDANALETSAAIRSTLEELKPFFPKGLEIVYPNDTTPVIAGSIKEVIFTLMEAIVLVFCVMYLFLQNFRATLIPTLAVPVVLLGTFAVLDAFGFSINTLTMFGMVLAIGLLVDDAIVVVENVERVMAEEKLSPLEATRKSMGQIQGALVGIALVLSAVFLPMAFFGGSTGVIYRQFSITIVAAMTLSVLVALIFTPALCATLLKPIKDGEVHSKRGFFGWFNKTFERGVNGYERSVVSILKHKLPYLILYALILCIIAWMFSRIPSAFLPEEDQGSFYAQVQTPSGSSMARTKEVVDQVRDYLLNEEGDIVESVFSISGFNFAGRGQSSGMAFVTLKPWEERPGEVNSVFSLVSRAQERFRSITDAMVFAFAPPSIRELGNSSGFDMFLQDRAGVGHEVMTEARDQLLRMARENPVLTGVRANGLKDEPQYQLEIDDERARALGLSLSDINNTLSIAWGSSYVNDFIDKGRVKKVYLQGEASARMAPEDLNKWYVRNSEGKMVPFSAFAGGKWVSGSPKLQRYNGVSAMEVLGAPAEGYSTGEAMQAMEEMAAKLPLGVGYSWTGISYEERLSGSQAPALYALSMIFVFLCLAALYESWTIPFAVLLVVPLGIVGALLATSMRGLSNDVFFQVGLLTTIGLVAKNAILIIEFAKELNDNGKGLVEATLEACRMRLRPIIMTSLAFILGVVPLAISSGAGAGSQHAIGTGVIGGMLSATVLAIFWVPLFFVLVSSWFKPRQRIKTAQDEVQP
- a CDS encoding efflux transporter outer membrane subunit — encoded protein: MNKFSLSIITLALLSGCSMNPEYSQPQSPVDTVYPSADAYPTQGTAEATQLQEWRSFFKDPALIKLIEQSLNNNRDLRVAALNVEAYQAQYRIQRAELFPEVNANGTGTRQRIPEGVNQSSDSSTNSQYSATLGVSAWELDFFGRLRSLNQAALEQYFATIEAQQSVRISLIASVANAWFTLQADRQLLQITEQTGKTYQDSYDLTKRSLEAGAVSAIVLSQAKTSLDSANVVLAQYRRQVAQDQNALELLLGGALPQDLPASPDLNDNLLTELPAGLPSQLLQRRPDILQAEHMLKAANANIGAARAAFFPSISLTANAGTMSSSLSDLFSGGTGTWLFQPEINLPIFNAGRLNASLDVAEIEKNSQIAQYEKAIQLAFQEVSDGLTARLTYKEQLAAQQELLNSTQQYFDLAQQRYRGGVDSYLIFLDAQRLLFQVRQDLISDRLAQLSSEVNLYKALGGGWQPGSELADGS
- a CDS encoding NAD(P)H-dependent oxidoreductase — encoded protein: MKKVLLLDGGKQFAHSAGLYNSTMHETALQVLDHAGFELKATRIDDGYDIQEEVEKFLWADVIIYQMPGWWMGAPWTVKKYIDEVFTEGHGSLYANDGRTRSDSSQKYGSGGLLQGKQYMLSLTWNAPTQAFDDPTDFFSGKGVDAVYLPFHKANEFLGLSGLPTFICNDVMKAPAVEQDRARYAAHLAKVFALPA
- a CDS encoding efflux RND transporter periplasmic adaptor subunit; translation: MVALSVVLTGCDKPNAPAEKQAQQVGIVTLKARRFEQTVELPGRTTALRVAEVRPQVDGIILKRLFEEGHDVKAGQVLYQIDPATYQATLKSAEATLASARAKAKRYELLVANQAVSRQDYEAARAASLEAEAAADQARINLRYSKITAPISGRIGRSTITEGALVTNGQSTALATIKQYDPIYVDVTQSVKDQLALRTAIAVGELDKAGKNQAEARLILPDGSQYQHTGTLQFSEVSVDETTGSVTLRAVFPNPDHMLLPGMFVHTKLISGVRKQAILAPQQGITRDHKGEPVALLVDADNKVVLRSITTHSTSGSNWLVTAGLKDGDRLITEGLQYVLPGDTVSPVAAQNIKGMSDPEPEAEIETEVDPATIPANAAEPQ
- a CDS encoding putative quinol monooxygenase, translating into MTQPYAFILDAYTRPEQSEAFANLFRGYIASSRAEDGCIEYHMLRDPLEPTRFTFYEVWQDQAAFNRHVALPHMREFHEQRMNYLSRELQVRMIEPAVAEPL
- a CDS encoding MarR family winged helix-turn-helix transcriptional regulator, with the protein product MKHNVLRDLREANLALNPPDVLLLEQLAEQPGLNPLALTKLNGCDKALITRRVRSLEARGWIKREPDPQDQRSVQLSVTAQGAQVKDQALDIFYAAETAAFAPLSDAEREALLALLTKCLPAE
- a CDS encoding glycine betaine ABC transporter substrate-binding protein; its protein translation is MRKIKSMCLQGLGVAALALGMSSAMAADKPELKIGFVNGWDDSVAVSNVAAEVLESKLGYSVKLQAVEPAIMWQGVARGDLDVTLSAWLPTTHGEYFKRFKDKVEVLGTNYQGAKIGLIVPDYFAAKSIEDLNKYSKDIDGKITGIDAGAGVMRRTEDAIKQYNLDIKLMPSSGPGMATALARAEKDKKAIVVTGWIPHWMFAKWKLRFLDDPKKVFGDDEHVDTVANPALATKAPDAAAFLKKISWSGEEVGTVMLAIREGADPKDAAKKWIADNPERVAEWLK
- a CDS encoding choline ABC transporter substrate-binding protein — protein: MNTIKALAGVGLLTCTMMQGAWAAEPASCKQVKFAEIGWADIAATTGVAMTLTEGLGYQPRKILASVPIAFTGVKKNQIDVFLGYWAPSMDAVIEPFLKDGGVKVLPKANLEGAKYTLAVPTYAAEAGLKSFQDIAKFKDQLGGKIYGIEPGNDGNLLIEKMIKGDQYDLGDFRMVESSEAGMLVQVQRAVKKKQPVVFLGWAPHPMNTQFDLTYLSGGDDVFGPDYGAAKVYTVVSPGYEEQCPNVGKLLNNLQFTVEIESQLMEKVLDKQNPTTVAKEWIKAHPEALDKWLAGVTTVDGEDGVAAVKKFVGL